One window of the Euzebya rosea genome contains the following:
- a CDS encoding HNH endonuclease signature motif containing protein, translating into MGSGVVEAGEVTELVTHLHALASRFDPDAIPDPDIAGLVADLGRAGRIVDGMLTRAARRTTEADAHHTAGAKDAVTLIATATGTTPAAARKMLKTSAQLVDQPEVDRAVTDGTLSTDQAVVVSETVADAPDRAGELIVDAASQSLPELRKRARDIRTAADPDREATRRRHLARRAFRSWTETDGEWKAFLQAPGDLGARIEAALRGEHDAVFRAAHAAGRREDDACYRFDALLNLLDHPTRDLTGIVGSPAGSTAIGPPSEQSEGGRTGDSQTAATNAPIQSTLLDAPGTSDTDSNAPGSTDFNGDRDRSTTPNGDRAGSTDPANGDHTGSTDPPNGDHAGSTNPNGDRVGSTDPSTGDHARNTDPANGERAGSTGASVNVAGGADSTHPPGGTEPSGTTTGRPPPGLKTDGPEPNDRNADNPNPNDNGSGRTDRTDTAADSSEPIPSDHGGGRGGHPAPQRHRPSGRQTKVIIRVDGSALVRGELADGEVCEIAGIGPVALSAVREQMLDAHIAYVITNATDVTVAHLGRQVTARQRTALEARGYQCEVPGCTADHLLEIDHITGWAITRTTKLSDLAWLCTAHHRDKTRRNHQLHGPPGQRIWTTDTGVEISRDPPLAA; encoded by the coding sequence ATGGGGTCAGGGGTGGTGGAAGCGGGTGAGGTGACCGAGCTGGTCACCCACCTCCATGCCCTTGCCTCCCGGTTCGACCCCGATGCCATCCCCGACCCCGACATCGCCGGACTGGTTGCCGACCTGGGTCGTGCCGGCCGGATCGTTGATGGGATGCTCACCAGGGCGGCCCGCCGGACCACCGAGGCCGACGCCCACCACACAGCAGGGGCCAAGGACGCGGTGACGTTGATCGCCACCGCCACTGGCACCACCCCTGCCGCGGCAAGGAAGATGCTGAAGACGTCCGCGCAGCTGGTCGACCAGCCGGAGGTGGACCGGGCCGTGACCGACGGGACCCTCTCCACCGACCAGGCGGTCGTGGTGTCCGAAACCGTCGCTGATGCGCCCGATCGTGCTGGTGAGCTGATCGTGGATGCGGCCTCGCAGTCGTTGCCGGAGCTGCGGAAGAGGGCCCGTGACATCCGTACCGCTGCTGATCCGGATCGGGAAGCGACCCGCCGTCGGCATCTGGCGCGGCGGGCGTTTCGGTCGTGGACGGAGACCGATGGCGAGTGGAAGGCGTTCCTGCAGGCCCCCGGTGACCTGGGTGCCCGGATCGAGGCGGCACTACGGGGCGAGCACGATGCGGTGTTTCGTGCCGCCCACGCCGCCGGCCGTCGGGAGGACGATGCCTGCTACCGCTTCGACGCCCTCCTCAACCTGCTCGACCACCCCACCCGTGACCTGACCGGCATCGTGGGGTCTCCGGCCGGCTCGACCGCCATCGGGCCGCCGTCTGAGCAGTCAGAGGGCGGCAGGACTGGCGACAGCCAAACGGCCGCCACGAACGCGCCGATCCAGTCAACGCTCCTCGACGCCCCTGGCACCAGCGACACCGACTCCAACGCCCCCGGCAGTACCGACTTCAACGGCGACCGCGACCGCAGCACCACCCCCAACGGCGACCGTGCCGGCAGCACCGACCCGGCCAACGGCGACCACACCGGCAGCACCGACCCGCCCAACGGCGACCACGCAGGCAGCACCAACCCCAACGGCGACCGTGTCGGCAGCACCGACCCGAGCACCGGGGACCACGCCCGCAACACCGACCCGGCCAACGGCGAACGGGCCGGCAGCACCGGCGCAAGCGTCAACGTTGCCGGCGGCGCCGATAGCACGCACCCTCCCGGCGGCACGGAGCCGAGCGGCACCACCACGGGCAGGCCGCCGCCCGGCCTCAAGACCGACGGGCCGGAGCCAAACGACCGGAATGCTGACAACCCGAACCCGAACGACAACGGATCCGGCCGAACCGACCGGACCGATACCGCGGCGGACAGCTCGGAGCCGATCCCTTCTGATCACGGTGGCGGACGGGGCGGCCATCCGGCGCCGCAGCGACATCGGCCCTCCGGCAGGCAGACCAAGGTGATCATCCGCGTCGACGGCTCAGCGCTCGTCCGCGGCGAACTCGCCGACGGCGAGGTCTGCGAGATCGCCGGCATCGGCCCCGTCGCACTCTCCGCAGTCCGCGAACAGATGCTGGACGCCCACATCGCCTACGTCATCACCAACGCCACCGACGTCACCGTCGCCCACCTCGGACGACAGGTCACCGCACGGCAACGCACCGCACTGGAAGCCCGCGGCTACCAGTGCGAAGTACCCGGCTGCACCGCCGACCATCTCCTGGAGATCGACCACATCACCGGATGGGCCATCACCCGAACCACGAAGCTGTCAGACCTCGCCTGGCTCTGCACGGCCCATCATCGGGACAAGACCAGACGCAACCACCAGCTCCACGGCCCACCCGGCCAACGCATCTGGACCACCGACACAGGCGTGGAGATCAGCCGCGACCCACCCCTCGCCGCCTGA
- a CDS encoding lysophospholipid acyltransferase family protein → MLYKMIHTVLPPILTAIYRPWIEGAEHIPTEGPAILASNHLSFLDHFFLPAYVDRPIFFLGKSDYFSGWQRYFFENVGVMPVNREGGDAGEASLRKGMEILEAGKLLGIYPEGTRTPDGRLYRGKTGPVRLSLRSGVPIIPVAMIGVFEILPPGAKFPRFGGRVGIKVGAPLDFSRYAGKDDDRFALRSATDELMYELMLLSGQEYVDEYAAAVKKGEVDIGSGDLAELGRQMDEEKRDRAA, encoded by the coding sequence CTGCTGTACAAGATGATCCATACGGTCCTGCCGCCGATCCTGACGGCGATCTACCGGCCGTGGATCGAGGGGGCAGAGCACATCCCGACGGAGGGGCCGGCGATCCTGGCCTCCAACCACCTGTCCTTCCTCGACCACTTCTTCCTGCCTGCCTACGTCGACCGACCGATCTTCTTCCTCGGCAAGTCCGACTACTTCTCCGGCTGGCAGCGGTACTTCTTCGAGAACGTCGGCGTCATGCCGGTCAACCGCGAGGGCGGCGACGCCGGCGAGGCCTCGCTCCGCAAGGGCATGGAGATCCTCGAGGCGGGCAAGCTGCTCGGCATCTACCCCGAGGGCACCCGCACCCCCGATGGACGCCTGTACCGCGGCAAGACCGGCCCCGTCCGCCTCAGCCTCCGCAGCGGCGTTCCGATCATCCCCGTGGCCATGATCGGTGTCTTCGAGATCCTGCCGCCGGGCGCGAAGTTCCCCCGCTTCGGCGGTCGGGTCGGCATCAAGGTCGGTGCGCCGCTGGACTTCTCCCGCTACGCCGGCAAGGACGACGACCGCTTCGCGCTCCGGTCGGCCACCGACGAGCTGATGTACGAGCTGATGTTGCTCAGCGGCCAGGAGTACGTCGACGAGTACGCGGCGGCGGTCAAGAAGGGCGAGGTCGACATCGGCTCGGGGGACCTGGCCGAGCTCGGCCGGCAGATGGACGAGGAGAAGCGGGACCGGGCCGCCTGA
- the glpK gene encoding glycerol kinase GlpK: MTIDAGTTGVTALLVDERGALTGRGYAEFPQHFPRPGWVEHDGDEIMVALRTACGEALAAGGVDAADLAAIGITNQRETTLLWDRETGRPIHNGIVWQDRRTAGVCDRLREAGHDAAIRDTTGLVVDAYFSGTKIAWLLDRVEGARAMAEEGRLAFGTVDTWVINQLTGGASHVTEPSNACRTMLYDIDRAEWSPRMAELLRVPMSVLPELKPSVGHFGTTDPEAFFGAEVPITGVLGDQQSALFGQGCWTPGMSKNTYGTGSFVLLNTGTQRPTSGRLLSSVAWDLGDGPCYVLEGSIFVTGAAVQWLRDGLGIIETAAETEPLARTVPDTDDVYLVPAFTGLGAPHWDPYARGTIVGLTRGTTAAHLARATVEAMAFQTKDVIDAMEADSGLELGELRVDGGASAMDLLCSFQADMLGVDVLRPRVRETTALGAAFAAGLGAGVWGSTEELADVWQLDARFTPGMDPVERDQRYGRWRQAVARSCAWATDDEDNDT, encoded by the coding sequence ATGACCATCGACGCCGGCACGACCGGTGTCACTGCCCTGCTCGTCGACGAACGAGGGGCGTTGACCGGGCGAGGCTACGCGGAGTTCCCGCAGCACTTCCCGCGGCCCGGCTGGGTCGAGCACGACGGCGACGAGATCATGGTGGCGCTGCGCACCGCCTGCGGCGAGGCGCTGGCCGCTGGCGGCGTCGACGCAGCCGACCTGGCCGCCATCGGCATCACCAACCAGCGCGAGACGACGCTGCTGTGGGACCGCGAGACCGGCCGGCCGATCCACAACGGCATCGTGTGGCAGGACCGCCGCACGGCGGGCGTGTGCGACCGGCTCCGCGAGGCCGGGCACGACGCGGCGATCCGGGACACGACCGGGCTCGTCGTCGACGCCTACTTCTCGGGGACCAAGATCGCGTGGCTGCTGGACCGGGTGGAGGGCGCCCGGGCGATGGCCGAGGAGGGACGGCTGGCGTTCGGCACGGTCGACACATGGGTGATCAACCAGCTGACCGGCGGGGCGTCACACGTCACCGAACCCTCCAACGCCTGTCGCACGATGCTCTACGACATCGACCGGGCGGAGTGGAGCCCGCGGATGGCCGAGCTGCTGCGCGTCCCCATGTCGGTGCTGCCCGAGCTGAAGCCGAGCGTCGGCCACTTCGGGACCACCGATCCGGAGGCGTTCTTCGGGGCCGAGGTGCCCATCACCGGGGTGCTGGGCGACCAGCAGTCGGCGCTGTTCGGCCAGGGGTGCTGGACCCCCGGCATGTCGAAGAACACCTACGGCACCGGATCCTTCGTGCTGCTCAACACGGGCACGCAGCGGCCGACATCGGGGCGCCTGCTGTCCTCGGTGGCGTGGGACCTCGGCGACGGGCCCTGCTACGTGCTGGAGGGATCGATCTTCGTGACGGGTGCGGCGGTGCAGTGGCTCCGCGACGGGCTCGGCATCATCGAGACGGCCGCGGAGACCGAACCGCTCGCACGGACGGTGCCCGACACCGACGACGTGTACCTGGTGCCGGCCTTCACGGGCCTCGGGGCCCCGCACTGGGATCCCTACGCCCGCGGCACGATCGTCGGCCTGACCCGCGGCACGACGGCCGCCCACCTGGCTCGGGCGACCGTGGAGGCGATGGCGTTCCAGACCAAGGACGTCATCGACGCCATGGAGGCCGACTCGGGCCTCGAGCTCGGTGAGCTGCGGGTCGACGGCGGGGCGTCGGCGATGGACCTGCTGTGCAGCTTCCAGGCCGACATGCTCGGCGTGGACGTCCTGCGGCCCAGGGTGCGGGAGACCACCGCGCTCGGCGCGGCCTTCGCGGCAGGGCTCGGAGCCGGGGTCTGGGGGTCCACCGAGGAGCTGGCCGACGTGTGGCAGCTGGACGCCCGCTTCACGCCCGGGATGGACCCCGTCGAGCGGGACCAGCGGTACGGTCGCTGGCGTCAGGCTGTGGCACGATCCTGCGCCTGGGCGACGGACGACGAGGACAACGACACGTGA
- a CDS encoding 6-phosphofructokinase translates to MTRRIGILTGGGDCPGLNAVIRAVVRRAEHFDVSVFGFRNGWRGVLDSTVERLDRRSTQGILLRGGTVLGTSRTNPISEPDGVARITETLEVHELDGLVVVGGEGTLSASRVLNEEHGVPIIGVPKTIDNDLGGTDFTIGFSTAVDVATDAVDRLHSTAESHNRIMVLELMGRHVGWIATYAGLAGGADAILVPERAFDINKVCRHLKRRHGMGRSFSIVVVAEGAVPAEGTMALPDYDTDDFGRPVLGGIANIIGPEIERQTGFETRVTVLGHVQRGGRPNATDRVLGSSLGKAAMDHAAAGNWGIMVGQDGAHVTTASLGEATRELKTVPSEMFETARVFFG, encoded by the coding sequence GTGACCAGACGCATCGGCATACTCACCGGCGGGGGCGACTGCCCCGGACTGAACGCGGTCATCCGCGCCGTCGTACGACGGGCGGAGCACTTCGATGTCTCCGTCTTCGGTTTCCGCAACGGCTGGCGGGGGGTGCTCGACTCGACCGTCGAACGCCTCGACCGTCGGTCCACCCAGGGCATCCTCCTGCGGGGCGGGACGGTGCTGGGCACCAGCCGCACCAACCCGATCAGCGAACCCGACGGGGTGGCGCGGATCACCGAGACGCTGGAGGTCCACGAGCTGGACGGCCTGGTGGTCGTCGGGGGCGAGGGCACCCTGTCGGCCTCGCGCGTGCTGAACGAGGAGCACGGCGTGCCGATCATCGGCGTGCCCAAGACGATCGACAATGACCTCGGGGGCACCGACTTCACCATCGGGTTCTCCACCGCCGTCGACGTCGCCACCGACGCCGTGGACCGGCTGCACTCCACGGCGGAGAGCCACAACCGCATCATGGTGCTGGAGCTGATGGGCCGTCACGTCGGGTGGATCGCCACCTACGCCGGACTCGCCGGCGGTGCCGACGCCATCCTCGTGCCCGAGCGGGCGTTCGACATCAACAAGGTCTGCCGGCACCTCAAGCGTCGCCATGGCATGGGCCGCTCGTTCTCGATCGTGGTCGTCGCCGAGGGTGCCGTCCCCGCCGAGGGCACCATGGCGCTGCCCGACTACGACACCGACGACTTCGGCCGCCCGGTCCTGGGTGGCATCGCCAACATCATCGGGCCGGAGATCGAACGCCAGACGGGGTTCGAGACGCGTGTCACCGTCCTCGGCCACGTCCAGCGGGGCGGACGGCCCAACGCCACCGACCGGGTGCTCGGCAGCTCGCTCGGAAAGGCGGCGATGGACCACGCCGCCGCGGGGAACTGGGGGATCATGGTCGGGCAGGACGGCGCCCACGTCACCACGGCGTCCCTGGGCGAGGCCACTCGCGAGCTGAAGACCGTCCCCTCGGAGATGTTCGAGACGGCGCGGGTGTTCTTCGGATGA
- a CDS encoding threonine aldolase family protein codes for MSANAPRHADGLVDLRSDTVTRPDEAMRRAMARAEVGDDVYGEDPTVRRLEETAAGLFGKDAGLLCPSGVQCNLVGLLSLATRGTEVLVEADAHLVNYEAGAGAMFAGVQFRTVQAPNGLFDADLVAAHIRPDHFPLTATSLVAIEQTHNRRGGTAYTPEALAAIGTTVRDAGLPLYMDGARVFNAVEATGSTTQEQGQHVTALSFCLSKALGAPVGSVFVGPADVVDAARSWRRRLGGAMRQSGVIAAAGLVALQQGPGRLARDHEHARMLHDAARAVLPEDHPIAEPASNIVYIDGVDAPAVVAALRERGILAGSMDPTTLRMVTHRDVDTVGITRAADALKTVLASQPAGGIPT; via the coding sequence ATGAGCGCCAACGCTCCCCGCCATGCCGACGGGCTGGTCGACCTCCGCTCCGACACCGTCACCCGTCCGGACGAGGCGATGCGACGTGCGATGGCCCGGGCCGAGGTCGGCGACGACGTCTACGGGGAGGACCCGACCGTCCGACGGCTGGAGGAGACCGCCGCCGGGTTGTTCGGCAAGGACGCCGGCCTGCTGTGTCCCTCCGGAGTGCAGTGCAACCTCGTCGGGCTGCTCAGCCTGGCCACCCGTGGCACGGAGGTGCTGGTCGAGGCCGACGCCCACCTCGTCAACTACGAGGCCGGCGCCGGGGCGATGTTCGCCGGCGTGCAGTTCCGCACCGTGCAGGCCCCCAACGGCCTGTTCGACGCCGACCTCGTCGCTGCCCACATCCGGCCCGACCACTTCCCGCTGACCGCCACGTCGTTGGTCGCCATCGAGCAGACCCACAACCGTCGTGGCGGTACCGCCTACACCCCCGAGGCGCTGGCGGCCATCGGCACGACGGTGCGCGACGCGGGCCTGCCCCTGTACATGGACGGCGCCCGGGTCTTCAACGCCGTGGAGGCCACCGGCTCGACCACCCAGGAGCAGGGCCAGCACGTCACCGCCCTGTCGTTCTGCCTGTCCAAGGCGCTGGGCGCCCCCGTCGGCTCGGTGTTCGTCGGCCCGGCCGACGTCGTGGACGCCGCACGCAGCTGGCGGCGACGGCTCGGCGGGGCGATGCGCCAGTCCGGCGTGATCGCCGCCGCAGGCCTGGTCGCCCTCCAGCAGGGCCCCGGTCGCCTCGCGCGGGACCACGAGCACGCCCGCATGCTCCACGACGCCGCCCGGGCGGTGCTCCCCGAGGACCATCCGATCGCCGAGCCCGCCAGCAACATCGTCTACATCGACGGCGTCGACGCCCCCGCGGTCGTGGCGGCCCTGCGCGAACGCGGCATCCTCGCAGGGAGCATGGACCCCACCACGCTGCGGATGGTCACCCACCGGGACGTGGACACCGTCGGCATCACCCGTGCGGCCGACGCGCTCAAGACCGTCCTGGCCAGCCAGCCCGCAGGAGGCATCCCGACATGA
- a CDS encoding molybdopterin-dependent oxidoreductase codes for MSSPNAHRLPPGQYEARGWPVLHFGAPPAVNADTWTVSGSGAVENPTTWTLDQFRALPRTTLTADFHCVTKFSVFDNEWHGVAARTVLAELRPTAEASHVMLHGAEGYTTNVPLDALLDDDVLFAWRRNGEDLSVEHGWPLRLILPKRYAWKSAKWVNGIEVMAGDRRGFWEERGYHNDADPFTEQRYSYQEA; via the coding sequence ATGAGCAGCCCGAACGCCCACCGGCTTCCGCCCGGCCAGTACGAGGCCCGCGGCTGGCCCGTCCTGCACTTCGGGGCCCCGCCGGCGGTCAACGCCGACACCTGGACGGTCTCCGGTTCCGGTGCCGTGGAGAACCCGACCACGTGGACGCTGGACCAGTTCAGGGCCCTGCCGCGGACCACGCTCACCGCCGACTTCCACTGCGTGACCAAGTTCAGCGTCTTCGACAACGAATGGCACGGGGTCGCCGCCCGCACCGTCCTTGCCGAGCTGCGCCCGACCGCGGAGGCGTCCCATGTGATGCTCCACGGCGCCGAGGGGTACACCACCAACGTGCCGCTGGACGCCCTGCTCGACGACGACGTGCTGTTCGCGTGGCGGCGCAACGGCGAGGACCTGAGCGTCGAGCACGGCTGGCCGCTGCGGCTGATCCTGCCCAAGCGGTATGCATGGAAGTCCGCCAAGTGGGTGAACGGGATCGAGGTCATGGCGGGGGACCGTCGCGGCTTCTGGGAGGAACGCGGCTACCACAACGACGCCGACCCCTTCACCGAGCAGCGCTACTCCTACCAGGAGGCATAG
- a CDS encoding response regulator — MRVLVVDDEPDIRFIIGTSLQRWGYETDEASNAEEAYAICRDAPPDIMLLDVSMPGETGIELLDRLRADDLVPGPVALLSAAFPGQLAGVAADHGVVHLPKPFGLEDLEELVADLASRVTG; from the coding sequence GTGCGCGTCCTCGTCGTCGATGACGAACCCGACATCCGGTTCATCATCGGAACCAGCCTCCAGCGCTGGGGGTACGAGACCGACGAGGCCAGCAACGCGGAGGAGGCCTACGCGATCTGTCGTGATGCGCCGCCCGACATCATGCTGCTGGACGTCTCCATGCCCGGTGAGACCGGCATCGAGCTGCTCGACCGGTTGCGGGCCGACGACCTGGTCCCCGGTCCCGTCGCGTTGTTGTCCGCAGCCTTTCCCGGACAGCTCGCCGGCGTGGCCGCCGACCACGGCGTCGTGCACCTGCCCAAGCCGTTCGGGCTGGAGGACCTCGAGGAGCTGGT